The DNA sequence GTTCAGCGAAAGGTTCGTCAAACCGATATGCAGTTGATGGGAAAATGTGCCCTCTTTTTGCCGCTCCGCATGTTTCACGCCCGGGTTAAACAGCATAACAGTGCCGGTTCCCAAGTCCTGACGGCTTCCGTCCACCAAGTAATCGGCTTCCCCTTCGAGCAGGACGCTGATTTCCAGAAAGTTGTGGCTGTGCGTTTTGGAATAGTTTCCAGCTTCGTTCAGCGGATCAAAAGCGTAGAGTATTTCGGGATTGAATGTTTGTACGTGTGTATAGGCCATCGCAAAAGTCCTTTCTGTTGAATACCCTTATATTGTACAGGAATCTGACGAAGAAAAGCCATTCTCATTCCTAAAAAAAACAGTAACCTGTTAACATACACTTTTTTTGAGGAGGACTGTCTTATGAATCATTATCAATGGATTTGGCGCTACGCACGGGCATACAAATCCAAAGGCTTACTGGCTTTATTGTTTGTTTTCCTGAATGCCCTCCTGATCATCGTCAATCCCTTGTTGGCCGGGGAATTGGTCGACAAGGTCATCGATGGGGGGCAGGATGATTTGTTGGTGCCGATTTTGGTACTCATGATCGGCATCACGCTCTTTCGGACGACCATCCGCTACAGCTACCAGATGCTGTTCGAAAGGATCGGCCAAAATTCCCTTTTCGTGCTGCGCCAGGACATGTACCGGAAGCTGCAGGAGCTGGATTTCGACTTCTTCAACCATACCCGGGTCGGGGACATCATGGCCAGGATGACAGGTGATACCGACGCCATCCGTCACTTTGTCTCCTGGGTCACCTACAATATCCTGGAAAGCATTCTCTGGTTCGTGATGGCCGTCGCGGTCATGGGCACGATCCACTTTCCGCTGATGCTGGCTTTGGTGGCAGTCACGCCGATCATCTTCATCCTGACGCAAAAGATGTCCCGGAAGGCCTTCCCGCTGTTTTTCCAGATCAGGGAAAGCTTTTCCCGGCTGAATTCGATGGTGGAGGAAAACATCGGCGGCAACCGCATCGTCAAGGCTTTCGCAAGGGAAGACCATGAAATCGAAAAATTCACGAAGCACAACGAGGACTTCAAACGCCGCAATCTGGATTCCGCAGCCGTATCCCGCACATATCTCCCTTGGCTCGACGGCTTCGCCGGAACGCTGAACGCAATCGCCTTGGTGCTCGGCGGCCTCTATGTCATCCGCGGGGAAATGTCGATGGGGGATCTGGTGGCCTTCAATGGGTTCCTCTGGATGCTGAACATGCCGATGCGCATGAGCGGCTGGCTCATCAACGATGTGCAGCGCTTCTCCGCCGCCTGCGTCAAAATCCGCGACATGCTGGACACAGAGGCGCGGATCCCGGTCACGGCTGCCGAGGAGCACCATCGGATCAAGGGGACCGTCACATTCGACGACGTCTCCTTCGCCTTCTCCGATGACCCCGGAACGGATATCCTGTCGCACGTCTCCTTTACGGTCGGTCCCGGACAGACGTTGGGAATCTTGGGCGAAACAGGGTCAGGCAAGACGACACTCGTCAATCTGGTGGGAAGATTCTACGATCCGACCTCGGGAGCCGTCCTGATCGACGGAAAAAATGCCAAGGACTATCCGGTCCGTCAATTGCGGGAAAACATCGCCATGGTCATGCAGGACGTTTTCCTGTTTTCGGACACAATCGAAGACAACATCGCTTTCGGGAATCCGCAGGTGGACCGCTCCTATATCCAACAGATGGCCCGGATCGCCGATGCGGACGGCTTCATCACCAGCATGCCCCAAGGATACGCAACCGTTGTCGGTGAACGCGGAGTGGGATTGTCGGGCGGGCAAAAGCAGCGCATTTCTTTAGCGCGGGCATTGGCCAAGGATCCGGCCATCCTGATTTTGGACGACACCACTTCGGCGGTCGACATGGAAACCGAATCGAAGATTCAGCAGGAGTTGCTCGGCTTGACGGAAAACAAAACGACCTTCATCATCGCCCACCGGATTTCGTCGGTACGGGATGCGGATCTGATCCTGATGATGGAAAAAGGCCAAGTCGTCGAACAAGGAACCCATGCGGAACTGTTGGCCAATCGAGGCAAATACTATGACGTTTACTGCAAACAACTCGGATTGACGGGAGGGGAAACCAATGGCACGCAACACCTATGATGTAGATGAAAACTTAGAGCAAGAATTCAATTGGGGGCACTACCGGCGCTTGGCCGGCTATATCCGTCCCTACAAAAAACCAATTTCAAAGATATTGGCTGTCATCATTTTGGCGAACATCGCCGGCATGGCAGGCCCATATTTCACAAAAATCGCAATCGATGACCTGATACCAGCAGGAAACGTGCCTCAGCTGCTGGGACTGGGCGGCATTTTCATCCTTTCCCTTGTCCTGATTGGCGGGTGCATGCGCTACCGGATCTACGCCATCACCGAAGTCGGCCAGGATATCCTGAAGGACATGCGCTACGCTATTTTTGCGCATCTGCAGCGCTTGCCGTTCGCTTACTTCGACAACCGGCCCCACGGCAAGATCCTGATCCGCGTGGTCAATTACATCAATACGCTGAGCGACCTGCTGAGCAACGGTCTCATCAATCTGATATCCGACCTTTTCAACGTAGTAATCACATTAGGCTTCATGCTCCTCATCGATGTGCGCTTGACCTTATACAGTATGGCCTTGCTGCCGGTACTGTTCGGACTGGTCCTGTTCATCAAAAAGCGTCAGCGGATCGCTTTTCAGATACTGAGCAACAAACAGTCTAATCTCAATGCGTATATTCACGAAAGCATTTCGGGAATCAAAATCACCCAATCGTTCGCCCGCGAACAGGTCAATTATGACATCTTCAATGAAGTGAGCGAGGAATACCGGACGTCGTGGATGAAAGCCGTCAAAATCCAATTCCTGATGTGGCCCGGTGTGCTGAATATTTCAGTACTGACGACCTGTCTGATCTATTTTGTGGGCATCCGTCAGGTCGGTGTATCCGTTTCGACCGGAACATTGATCGCCTTCATCGGCTACATCAACAATTTCTGGAATCCCGTCATCAATATCGGCAACTTCTATAATTCCTTGATCACTGCCACGGCCTATTTGGAGCGCATCTTCGAAACACTGGACGAGGTGCCTTCCATCCAGGATGCGCCGGACGCCTATGAGTTGCCTCCTGTCAAAGGCGCAGTCGACTTCGAGGACGTCACCTTCCGCTATGAGGACGGCAAAGACATTTTGCACAAGGTCAACTTCCATATCGAACCGGGCCAGAGCATCGCTTTGGTCGGGCCGACGGGAGCAGGCAAGACAACGATCATCAACCTGTTGACCCGCTTCTACGACATCAACGAAGGCAGCGTCAAGATCGATGGACATGACGTCCGCGAAGTAACGCTCCATTCCTTGCGCAGCCAGATGGGCGTCATGCTTCAGGATACCTTCATCTTTTCCGGTACGATCCTGGAAAATATCCGCTACGGAAAGCTTGATGCCACCGAAGAGGAAGTGATTGCAGCCGCGAAGGTTGTGCGCGCACATGACTTCATCCAACACCTGAAGGACGGCTACCATACCGTTGTTGAGGAGCGTGGCAGCACCCTTTCGGCTGGCCAACGGCAATTGCTCTCCTTTGCCCGGGCCCTGCTTGCCGATCCGAAGATCCTGATTCTCGACGAAGCGACCGCCAGCATCGACACCCGGACCGAGGAGTTGCTGCAGGAAGGTCTCCAGAAGCTGCTGAAAGATCGGACTTCCTTCATCATCGCCCACCGGCTGTCAACAATCAAAAATAGCTCCCAAATCTTCTACGTGGCAGGCGGCAACATCGCCGAAGCAGGCACCCACGGAGAGCTGATGGCCCAAAAAGGCCTGTATCACCATCTCTACCGATCCCAATACGACCTGCTGCAGGCCGTATGAATGACGGTAGCTGCATAGCTGAACGCACTGTCTGATCAGGTTGTCCGATAACGCAATCGAATTGGACAACTAACATACTCTGTCTGCCCGCTTTGTCCGATAATGCGATCGAATCGGACAACCAACATGCTTCGGCTGTCCGCGTTGTCCGATAACGCAATCGAATCGGACAATCAACACGCTCTGTCTGCCCGCTTTGTCCGATAACGCGATCGAATCGGACAACCTAAGCACAGCGCGCTCCCACTAACATAGTTATTGCCGTATCTCTTGGCAGCTCTTCTTCATTTACAAAAAATACCGAAAAAAGATGCGCTACCGCGCCTAGGAGCAATTTCTCCCAGGCCGGTAACGCATCTTTTTGATTTTTTAACAGTCTTTCTTACGTCAGTCCGCTTGGTTTGCAATCAGTTCTTTGGCTGCTGCAGCACCTTCCAAAGCTTCCCATTTCCATTCCATGACTTCCGCAATGTCCTCGCCGTTCTCGCGGATGAAGCGGTGGTGGAAGTCCACCGTTTCCGTCATCCTTTGCGAAAAGACTGCCGCTTCTTCGCCATAGACGGCGTTGGCCGCATCCTGCGCCAAGTGGAAACGGTCCATCTCAGACAATACGCGCATGTCGAACGGTGTCGTGATGTCCCCATTCTCACGGTAGCCGTGGATGTGCAGGTTATGGTTGTGGCGATCAAAGAAGATGTCACGGATCAATCCTTCGAAGCCGTGGAAGGCAAAGACAATCGGTTTGCCCGCCGTGAAATAGGCGTCGAATTCCTCGTCGCTCAAGCCGCGCGGATCTACATCCGGATGGCGCAATTTCAACAGATCCACAATGTTGATGAAACGGATCTTCAGATCCGGGAACTGTTTGTGCAGAATCGTGACTGCGGCAAGTGCCTCCAGGTTTGGTTCCGTTCCTGCTGCTGCGATCACGACATCCGGTTCTGCGTCTCCGCAAGTCGAAGCCCAGTCGATCACTTTCAGGCCATCCTTCACCAGTACCTCTGCTTCTTCAGCAGAGTAGAATTGCGGACGCGGGTGTTTCGAAGACACGATCAGGTTGATCTGTTCCTCGGAAGCCATCGTTTCCGCCATCACGGCCATCAAGGAGTTCTCATCGGCCGGCAAGTATTCGCGGATGAATTCCGGTTTCTTCTCAGCCAAGTGCGTCAACAAACCTGGATCTTGGTGGGTGTAGCCATTATGGTCCTGTTGGAACACGGTCGATGTCGCGATCAGGTTCAAGGACGGATAGCGTTTGCGCCACGTCTGTTCTTTGGCTTTGCGCAACCATTTGAAATGTTGAGTGATCATCGAGTCCACCACACGCAGGAAGGCTTCGTAACTTGCGAAGAACCCATGACGCCCAGTCAGGACGTAGCCTTCCAGGAAACCTTCTGCCTGGTGTTCGGACAACTGCGAATCGATGACACGGCCGGATGGAGAAAGCCACTCATCATAAGCAGGATCGATCGCTTCCATCCAGACGCGATTCGTCACTTCGAAGACTTTGTTCAGGCGGTTCGATTTGGTTTCATCGGGTCCAAAGATGCGGAAGTTATCCGGATTGTCCACGATCAGATCGCGGGCAAAGTTGCCGAATTCGATCATGTCCTGAGCGATGACTGCGCCCGGCACGGTCGTATCGACAGCATACTGCTTCCAATCCGGAATGTTGAGCGGTTTCGGATCGATCCCGCCATTCGTGATCGGATTCGTAGCCATCCGTCGATCGCCTTTCGGTGCCATTTCTTTCAATTCAGCCACCAGTTGGCCATCGGCAGTGAACAGCTCTTCGGGACGGTAGGACTGCATCCAATCCACTAGCGCATCGATGTGTTCCATATGGTGCGCATCCACCGGAATCGGCACTTGGTGGGCACGGAAGCCGCCTTCGATCGGTTCGCCGTCCCAAGTTTTCGGACCCGTCCAGCCTTTCGGTGTGCGGAAAATGATGACCGGCCAAGCCGGCATCTTCGCTTCGGCAGCGGAGCCTTTGCGGGCTTCGGTTTGGATCGCTTTGATTTTTTCAACAGCCGTATCCAACACTTGTGCCATGATCGGATGCACCGCTTCAGGTTCGGTTCCTTCCACGAACAACGGCTCCCAGCCCATGCCGCCAAAGTACTGCGTCAACTCTTCGTTCGATTTGCGGTCGAGGATCGTCGGGTTGGAGATTTTGCCGCCGTTCAGGTACAGGATCGGCAAAACGGCACCGTCCGTGACCGGATTGATGAACACATTGGAGAACCAGCCGGCCGCCAACGGACCGGTTTCGGCTTCCCCGTCGCCGACGACAGTCGCCGCGATCACTTCCGGATTGTCGAAGATCGCTCCTGTGGCATGGGAAAGCGAGTAGCCGAGTTCGCCGCCTTCATGGATCGATCCTGGTGTTTCCGGTGCCGCATGGGAAGCGACCCCGCCCGGGAAGGAGAATTGTTTGTAGAGTTTCGTCAAACCTTCCAGATCTTCGGTGATTTCCGGATAGATTTCCGTATAGGAGCCGTCCAGATAGGAGTTCGAAACCATGACTTGGCCGCCATGTCCAGGTCCTTCGACGTAGAACATGTTCAGGTCATATTTGTTGATGACGCGGTTCAAGTGGGCATAGATGAAGTTCTGTCCGGAGATCGTTCCCCAGTGGCCGATCGGATGAAGCTTCACATCGGTTTCCTCGATCGGGCGTTGCAGCAAGGGGTTGTCCTTCAGGTACAGTTGTCCCACGGAGATGAAATTGGCGGCGCGCCAGAAGGCATCCACCTTGTCCAGATACTCTTTTGAATCGAATGCAGTCATTTTTGTTGCTCCTTTTCATTTTTATTATTGAAAACGCTTGCTAGAACTTTCACAAATGTCCTCCAAAAAATCGGTTTGACGATTTTCTGTCAAACCGATCGAAAAAAACTATTTGATTAAGGCTACTTCAAGACCGACCAGTTTTGCCCAAGCCAGGATCTGATCTGTGCTCAAACTCAATGAAACGACAGTGTGGTGACCGCCGCCAGCTTCGATCCAAGCGCGGATGCCGTCATGGAAATTCGGTTTCACTTCCCATAGGACGCGTGCGACTGGAAGGTTCGGAGCTGCCTCAGTCGGTTCAAAAGCAACAACTTCATTCACCAACAATTTGTAGTGCGTTCCGAAGTCAGCCATCGAAACGACAACGCCGTCCCCTGCTTTACCATCGAAGACGAGGCGGGCAGGCTCTTCACGGTTCC is a window from the uncultured Trichococcus sp. genome containing:
- a CDS encoding ABC transporter ATP-binding protein translates to MNHYQWIWRYARAYKSKGLLALLFVFLNALLIIVNPLLAGELVDKVIDGGQDDLLVPILVLMIGITLFRTTIRYSYQMLFERIGQNSLFVLRQDMYRKLQELDFDFFNHTRVGDIMARMTGDTDAIRHFVSWVTYNILESILWFVMAVAVMGTIHFPLMLALVAVTPIIFILTQKMSRKAFPLFFQIRESFSRLNSMVEENIGGNRIVKAFAREDHEIEKFTKHNEDFKRRNLDSAAVSRTYLPWLDGFAGTLNAIALVLGGLYVIRGEMSMGDLVAFNGFLWMLNMPMRMSGWLINDVQRFSAACVKIRDMLDTEARIPVTAAEEHHRIKGTVTFDDVSFAFSDDPGTDILSHVSFTVGPGQTLGILGETGSGKTTLVNLVGRFYDPTSGAVLIDGKNAKDYPVRQLRENIAMVMQDVFLFSDTIEDNIAFGNPQVDRSYIQQMARIADADGFITSMPQGYATVVGERGVGLSGGQKQRISLARALAKDPAILILDDTTSAVDMETESKIQQELLGLTENKTTFIIAHRISSVRDADLILMMEKGQVVEQGTHAELLANRGKYYDVYCKQLGLTGGETNGTQHL
- a CDS encoding ABC transporter ATP-binding protein → MARNTYDVDENLEQEFNWGHYRRLAGYIRPYKKPISKILAVIILANIAGMAGPYFTKIAIDDLIPAGNVPQLLGLGGIFILSLVLIGGCMRYRIYAITEVGQDILKDMRYAIFAHLQRLPFAYFDNRPHGKILIRVVNYINTLSDLLSNGLINLISDLFNVVITLGFMLLIDVRLTLYSMALLPVLFGLVLFIKKRQRIAFQILSNKQSNLNAYIHESISGIKITQSFAREQVNYDIFNEVSEEYRTSWMKAVKIQFLMWPGVLNISVLTTCLIYFVGIRQVGVSVSTGTLIAFIGYINNFWNPVINIGNFYNSLITATAYLERIFETLDEVPSIQDAPDAYELPPVKGAVDFEDVTFRYEDGKDILHKVNFHIEPGQSIALVGPTGAGKTTIINLLTRFYDINEGSVKIDGHDVREVTLHSLRSQMGVMLQDTFIFSGTILENIRYGKLDATEEEVIAAAKVVRAHDFIQHLKDGYHTVVEERGSTLSAGQRQLLSFARALLADPKILILDEATASIDTRTEELLQEGLQKLLKDRTSFIIAHRLSTIKNSSQIFYVAGGNIAEAGTHGELMAQKGLYHHLYRSQYDLLQAV
- a CDS encoding phosphoketolase family protein, whose translation is MTAFDSKEYLDKVDAFWRAANFISVGQLYLKDNPLLQRPIEETDVKLHPIGHWGTISGQNFIYAHLNRVINKYDLNMFYVEGPGHGGQVMVSNSYLDGSYTEIYPEITEDLEGLTKLYKQFSFPGGVASHAAPETPGSIHEGGELGYSLSHATGAIFDNPEVIAATVVGDGEAETGPLAAGWFSNVFINPVTDGAVLPILYLNGGKISNPTILDRKSNEELTQYFGGMGWEPLFVEGTEPEAVHPIMAQVLDTAVEKIKAIQTEARKGSAAEAKMPAWPVIIFRTPKGWTGPKTWDGEPIEGGFRAHQVPIPVDAHHMEHIDALVDWMQSYRPEELFTADGQLVAELKEMAPKGDRRMATNPITNGGIDPKPLNIPDWKQYAVDTTVPGAVIAQDMIEFGNFARDLIVDNPDNFRIFGPDETKSNRLNKVFEVTNRVWMEAIDPAYDEWLSPSGRVIDSQLSEHQAEGFLEGYVLTGRHGFFASYEAFLRVVDSMITQHFKWLRKAKEQTWRKRYPSLNLIATSTVFQQDHNGYTHQDPGLLTHLAEKKPEFIREYLPADENSLMAVMAETMASEEQINLIVSSKHPRPQFYSAEEAEVLVKDGLKVIDWASTCGDAEPDVVIAAAGTEPNLEALAAVTILHKQFPDLKIRFINIVDLLKLRHPDVDPRGLSDEEFDAYFTAGKPIVFAFHGFEGLIRDIFFDRHNHNLHIHGYRENGDITTPFDMRVLSEMDRFHLAQDAANAVYGEEAAVFSQRMTETVDFHHRFIRENGEDIAEVMEWKWEALEGAAAAKELIANQAD